One genomic window of Magnolia sinica isolate HGM2019 chromosome 3, MsV1, whole genome shotgun sequence includes the following:
- the LOC131240662 gene encoding xyloglucan galactosyltransferase MUR3 yields MRRRPIASISSEQMEKVVGKHPRTRFCLLVSLSVLFWFFLFYFHFIVLGGGPIDVPERAASFQLESSGARPASKNFPFMRALRTIENKSDPCGGRYIYVHDLPPEFNDEMLRECKSLSIWTNMCKFTSNAGLGPPLENVKGVFSNTGWYATNQFAVDVIFSNRMKQYECLTRDSTIAAAVFVPFYAGLDISRYLWGHNTSVRDAASLALVDWLVKRPEWNVMGGKDHFLVAGRITWDFRRLTDSESDWGNKLLFLPAAKNMSMLVVESSPWNGNDFGIPYPTYFHPAKDSEVLLWQDRMRKLDRPWLFSFAGAPRPDNPKSIRGQIIDQCKKSKVGKLLECDFGESKCHSPSSIMQMFQSSLFCLQPQGDSYTRRSAFDSMLAGCIPVFFHPGSAYTQYTWHLPRNYSTYSVFIPEDDIRKRNVSIEERLSQISPEEVKIMREVVISLIPRLVYADPRSKLETLEDAFDVAVQAIIDKVTKLRKDIIEGRNDDDFVEENSWKYALLEEGQRTVGPHEWDPFFSKPKDGNNEDSGGSSAEVAKKSWENERRGQS; encoded by the coding sequence ATGAGAAGACGCCCAATTGCGAGCATCTCCAGTGAACAGATGGAGAAGGTGGTCGGAAAGCACCCCCGCACCCGATTCTGCCTCTTGGTTTCGTTATCCGTCTTGTTTTGGTTCTTCCTGTTTTACTTCCATTTCATCGTCCTTGGAGGCGGTCCAATCGATGTTCCGGAGCGTGCCGCTTCGTTCCAGCTTGAATCTTCTGGTGCTCGCCCTGCATCTAAGAACTTCCCCTTTATGCGGGCCTTGAGAACCATAGAGAACAAGAGCGATCCCTGTGGCGGGAGGTACATTTATGTCCATGACCTCCCTCCCGAATTCAATGATGAAATGCTCCGGGAGTGCAAGAGCCTCAGCATTTGGACCAACATGTGTAAGTTCACCAGCAACGCAGGGCTGGGACCTCCGCTCGAGAACGTCAAAGGTGTTTTCTCGAATACCGGTTGGTATGCCACGAATCAGTTTGCCGTCGATGTCATCTTCAGTAATCGGATGAAACAATATGAGTGCTTGACTCGTGATTCGACCATCGCTGCGGCTGTTTTCGTGCCGTTCTATGCCGGATTGGATATCTCTCGCTACCTCTGGGGCCATAACACATCGGTGAGGGACGCTGCTTCTCTTGCTTTGGTGGATTGGCTTGTCAAGCGGCCTGAATGGAATGTTATGGGGGGAAAAGACCATTTTCTGGTGGCAGGGAGGATAACATGGGATTTTAGGAGATTAACTGATAGTGAATCAGATTGGGGTAATAAGCTTTTGTTTCTGCCGGCTGCCAAGAACATGTCAATGCTGGTTGTTGAATCAAGCCCATGGAACGGGAATGATTTTGGCATCCCATATCCTACCTACTTCCATCCTGCGAAGGACTCTGAGGTTTTACTTTGGCAGGACCGGATGAGGAAGTTGGATAGGCCATGGCTCTTCTCATTTGCTGGGGCCCCACGTCCCGACAACCCCAAGTCTATCAGAGGGCAGATAATTGACCAGTGCAAGAAGTCGAAAGTCGGCAAGTTATTGGAATGTGACTTTGGGGAGAGCAAATGTCACTCCCCAAGCAGTATAATGCAGATGTTCCAGAGTTCTCTATTCTGCCTGCAACCCCAGGGCGATTCTTATACACGGAGATCAGCTTTCGATTCGATGCTGGCCGGCTGTATACCTGTGTTCTTCCATCCTGGTTCGGCATACACGCAGTACACATGGCATCTTCCAAGGAATTATTCAACATACTCGGTGTTCATCCCAGAGGATGACATTCGCAAGAGGAATGTCAGCATAGAGGAAAGGCTGAGTCAAATTTCCCCAGAGGAAGTGAAGATTATGAGAGAGGTAGTCATAAGCCTCATCCCTAGGCTGGTGTACGCAGATCCTCGGTCGAAACTAGAGACTCTTGAAGATGCATTCGATGTAGCTGTGCAGGCAATCATTGACAAAGTCACCAAATTACGCAAGGACATTATTGAAGGTCGCAATGATGATGATTTTGTGGAGGAGAACAGCTGGAAGTATGCTTTGTTAGAGGAAGGGCAGCGCACAGTGGGACCCCATGAATGGGATCCCTTCTTTTCAAAACCAAAGGATGGGAATAATGAGGATTCTGGTGGTTCATCTGCAGAAGTAGCTAAAAAATCTTGGGAGAATGAGCGAAGAGGCCAGTCATGA